Proteins encoded in a region of the Mucilaginibacter sabulilitoris genome:
- a CDS encoding DUF6443 domain-containing protein, producing the protein MIINHHYKYLLAVWSILLWTLGAVAQTEVTTPMTGTPSAGEYYSTSSITLSPNFSFTATAGNSFHAYIQSIDCQPLNLSLSVNQNYILTSVPLIGGFTSNGSGVNTGSFANRSTCELMQSVTYFDGLGRPLQSIQIKGSPDGRDIVQPVAYDPYGREAIKYLPYAAVSSSSNGSYKGTAMADQSSFYISPSGSTWKAPGVVVIPAVGGTSPTFAQTVFEPSPLNRIIEQGAQGADWQPAAGHTVKQVYTINNINALTDTGNTRLAAMYIATANANGSRSLTRAAGAAGNYPAGQLYVTISKDENWKSGRGGTTEEYKDKEGHVVLKRTFNYTGTTLQILSTYYVYDELGNLAYVLPPGTNPDGTGVPTTVSSLGYSYRYDERNRLTQKKIPGKGWEFTVYNKLDQPVLTQDSTQRTANQWTTTKYDALGRVIITGLWNAGSVIPLTTLQGSIYGGSQWDIRNTADNTTGYTITSYPALSKTLTVNYYDDYSGIPNIPGDFVVTGNSTMTRGLLTATRTAVLNTITSATPDYLWTAHYYDDQGRNTVSYQQHDLGGTVSPYNYDVVNTSYNFTNKPDSVRRQHYTKTTAGTAKQLAVTVDNQYRYDHMGRKLSTWEQLTNPGQPAGTRTLISQAEYNEIGQLYKKHLHSTDSVTFRQDITYAYNERGWLLKSTSPLFSEQLYYNTGTNKQYNGNIAYQFWGAGSTLDKNYTYGYDQLNRLTSGNSTLGNNENSITYDNMGNITALKRYGTSSLIDQLSYTYATNSVKLASVNDATTSDAGQKQGTTSYTYDGNGNLKSDNSKGITSITYNLLNLPQVITGKSTTYTYDATGQKLSRVIGTDRTDYIGGIQYENGTISFIQTEEGRALPNGGTNYNYEYTLADHLGNSRVNFDTATGTARLVQTDDYYPFGMDIKSGTIPSVKNNYLYNRKELQENLGLYDYGARFYDPVIARWTTVDPLAEKGRRWSPYAYVFNNPMRFIDPDGMWGDIYNLNGTHVGNDGVKDDKVYVQKNKDDTQLTKEQSLAAEKSGAVQKLDIGEKELEHFAANVYNETPGLGKTESDKVASAMVNRAKSHKQSIMVMLNNVMFNGDSEEKKMSETWRNTDSKGKYPGHKFPIRNVATNNYREFMNTSVDGRNSVSAFKTAVRSTVIQFTFGVDLVNGADSWRGDGQHNHYSTGN; encoded by the coding sequence ATGATCATCAATCATCATTATAAATACCTGCTTGCTGTATGGAGTATATTACTCTGGACCTTAGGTGCAGTGGCACAAACAGAGGTAACTACGCCAATGACAGGTACACCCTCGGCAGGAGAATATTATAGCACCAGCAGCATCACGTTAAGTCCGAACTTTAGTTTTACAGCTACAGCGGGGAATAGCTTTCATGCCTATATCCAGAGTATAGATTGTCAGCCGCTGAATCTGAGCCTTAGCGTAAACCAAAATTATATCCTGACCTCGGTACCCCTTATCGGAGGTTTTACCAGTAACGGGTCCGGGGTAAACACGGGAAGCTTCGCAAACCGAAGCACCTGCGAGCTGATGCAGAGCGTAACCTATTTTGACGGTTTGGGACGGCCTTTACAATCCATACAGATCAAAGGCTCCCCGGACGGGCGCGATATCGTGCAGCCTGTGGCGTATGATCCTTACGGTAGGGAAGCTATAAAATATCTCCCCTATGCCGCGGTCTCAAGCAGCAGCAACGGAAGCTATAAGGGAACCGCAATGGCGGACCAGTCCTCGTTTTATATCAGCCCTTCTGGAAGTACCTGGAAGGCACCGGGCGTCGTGGTCATTCCTGCAGTCGGCGGAACTTCGCCGACATTTGCCCAAACGGTCTTTGAACCTTCCCCGCTGAACCGGATAATCGAACAGGGGGCGCAAGGCGCGGACTGGCAGCCTGCCGCAGGTCATACGGTCAAACAGGTATACACGATAAACAATATCAATGCGCTGACGGATACCGGGAACACAAGATTGGCAGCGATGTATATTGCCACAGCTAATGCTAATGGCAGCCGGAGCTTAACAAGGGCAGCCGGAGCCGCGGGCAATTACCCGGCCGGTCAGCTGTATGTAACCATAAGCAAGGATGAGAACTGGAAGAGCGGCCGGGGAGGTACGACGGAAGAATATAAGGATAAGGAAGGGCACGTGGTACTCAAACGTACATTCAACTATACCGGGACGACACTACAGATCTTGTCGACGTATTATGTATACGATGAATTGGGGAACCTGGCCTATGTGCTTCCTCCGGGAACCAACCCTGACGGAACAGGTGTCCCCACTACAGTGAGTAGCCTGGGTTATAGTTACCGTTATGATGAGCGAAACCGGCTGACACAAAAAAAGATCCCCGGAAAAGGCTGGGAGTTTACAGTCTATAATAAACTGGACCAACCGGTACTCACCCAGGATAGTACCCAAAGAACGGCCAACCAGTGGACAACAACTAAATATGATGCGCTTGGCCGGGTGATCATTACCGGGCTATGGAACGCGGGCTCGGTTATTCCTTTAACCACCTTGCAGGGCAGCATCTATGGAGGGAGCCAGTGGGATATTAGGAATACCGCAGATAATACGACCGGGTATACCATCACGAGCTATCCCGCACTGAGCAAGACATTGACGGTGAACTATTATGATGACTATAGTGGCATTCCGAATATTCCGGGGGACTTTGTGGTAACGGGGAACAGTACAATGACACGGGGACTGCTGACAGCGACCAGGACAGCGGTGCTCAATACCATTACCAGCGCGACCCCGGATTATCTCTGGACAGCACATTATTATGACGATCAGGGCCGGAACACCGTATCCTACCAGCAGCATGATTTGGGCGGGACGGTGAGCCCTTATAACTACGACGTGGTCAATACGAGCTATAATTTTACCAATAAGCCGGACAGTGTCCGTCGCCAACATTATACCAAGACTACGGCAGGTACGGCCAAACAATTAGCAGTAACAGTAGATAACCAGTATCGTTATGACCATATGGGCAGGAAATTGAGTACCTGGGAGCAGCTTACTAATCCCGGGCAGCCGGCGGGTACAAGGACACTCATCTCCCAAGCGGAATATAATGAGATCGGCCAATTGTATAAAAAACACCTGCACAGTACGGATAGCGTAACGTTCCGGCAGGATATCACCTATGCGTATAATGAAAGGGGTTGGCTGCTGAAGAGCACGTCGCCTTTATTCTCCGAGCAATTGTATTACAATACCGGAACGAACAAGCAGTATAATGGTAATATTGCCTACCAGTTCTGGGGAGCAGGATCAACGCTGGATAAAAACTACACTTATGGCTATGATCAGCTGAACCGGCTGACTTCAGGAAATTCGACACTGGGTAACAATGAAAATAGTATTACCTATGATAATATGGGTAATATCACAGCGTTGAAGCGGTATGGCACCAGCTCATTGATTGATCAGTTGAGTTATACTTATGCTACAAATAGCGTCAAACTGGCCAGCGTCAATGATGCGACCACGAGCGATGCGGGCCAAAAACAGGGCACGACGAGTTATACCTATGACGGCAACGGTAACCTGAAATCAGACAACAGCAAAGGTATCACCAGTATTACGTATAACCTGCTGAACCTGCCGCAGGTGATCACGGGCAAGAGCACGACGTATACCTACGATGCCACGGGGCAGAAGCTCAGCCGGGTAATCGGCACGGACCGGACCGACTACATAGGGGGCATCCAATATGAAAACGGCACGATCAGCTTTATTCAGACAGAGGAAGGCAGGGCATTGCCGAACGGAGGTACGAACTATAACTATGAATACACGTTAGCAGACCATTTGGGTAACAGCCGGGTGAACTTTGACACTGCCACGGGTACGGCTAGGCTGGTACAAACGGACGATTATTATCCTTTCGGGATGGATATTAAATCGGGTACGATACCAAGCGTGAAAAATAACTATCTTTATAATAGAAAGGAATTGCAGGAAAACTTGGGATTATATGATTACGGTGCACGTTTCTACGACCCTGTGATAGCAAGATGGACAACCGTTGATCCGTTGGCGGAGAAAGGAAGAAGGTGGTCACCTTACGCTTATGTATTCAATAATCCAATGCGTTTTATCGACCCAGACGGTATGTGGGGTGATATTTATAATCTAAATGGAACTCACGTTGGTAATGATGGTGTAAAAGACGATAAGGTTTATGTTCAAAAGAATAAAGACGATACCCAATTAACAAAGGAACAGTCTCTTGCGGCTGAAAAGTCTGGTGCAGTTCAAAAATTAGACATTGGTGAAAAAGAACTTGAACATTTTGCAGCTAATGTATATAATGAAACGCCGGGACTTGGTAAGACGGAAAGTGATAAAGTTGCCAGCGCAATGGTAAATAGGGCAAAATCACATAAACAAAGCATTATGGTGATGCTGAATAACGTAATGTTTAATGGTGATAGTGAGGAAAAGAAGATGTCAGAAACATGGAGAAATACAGATTCGAAAGGTAAATATCCAGGACACAAGTTCCCGATAAGGAACGTTGCAACGAATAATTATCGTGAATTCATGAATACCTCGGTAGATGGCAGAAATAGCGTGTCCGCTTTCAAAACTGCCGTTAGATCTACAGTAATTCAGTTTACTTTTGGCGTTGACTTAGTTAATGGAGCTGACTCTTGGCGAGGTGATGGGCAGCATAATCATTATTCAACAGGGAATTAA